One Cyanobacteria bacterium FACHB-DQ100 DNA segment encodes these proteins:
- a CDS encoding acyl-CoA/acyl-ACP dehydrogenase yields the protein MLEQQTAPTIQSEKMDWLSLAESLGSQFAAREIEADESDLFVADNLARLKASGLATAGVPIELGGGGVSYADLCAVLRILGRYSSSTALAFSMHTHQVMVPTWRWHNQNAPVDGLLRRVATEQLIMLSSGGSDWLQSGGAAIKVEGGFLITARKVFASGAPVADLLMTSAVYDDLEKGATVLHFAVPMTAQGVEIESTWQALGMRGTGSHDVVLSNVFVPDAAIALRREQGKWHFIFHLISMVAIPIVYSVYVGVAEAARDRAVQLAMKRRTDEHLCCMVGGMDNELMVAKLALQHMISTAVVSQPGFETTNQIMTGRTLVARAVLNVADLAMEVAGGCAFYRKLGLEKLFRDVQGARYHPLREDAQRKLSGQLALKWDMSSL from the coding sequence ATGCTAGAACAACAAACTGCACCCACTATCCAATCAGAAAAGATGGATTGGCTTTCTCTGGCGGAATCTTTGGGAAGTCAATTTGCTGCAAGAGAAATTGAAGCTGATGAGAGCGATTTGTTTGTCGCGGATAACCTTGCTAGGTTGAAAGCGTCTGGATTGGCGACAGCGGGTGTGCCGATCGAATTAGGGGGCGGTGGAGTCAGCTATGCTGATCTTTGCGCTGTGCTGCGGATTTTAGGACGTTATTCTAGTTCAACGGCGCTCGCGTTTTCGATGCACACGCATCAGGTCATGGTACCGACTTGGCGCTGGCACAATCAGAATGCTCCAGTGGATGGATTACTTAGACGAGTGGCAACGGAGCAACTGATTATGCTTAGCAGTGGTGGATCAGATTGGTTGCAGAGTGGTGGGGCAGCGATTAAAGTCGAGGGTGGATTTTTGATCACAGCTCGCAAAGTCTTTGCGAGTGGTGCGCCTGTTGCTGATTTATTGATGACAAGCGCTGTTTATGACGATCTGGAAAAAGGAGCCACGGTATTACATTTTGCAGTTCCTATGACTGCTCAGGGTGTGGAGATTGAATCTACTTGGCAAGCGCTGGGGATGCGGGGAACGGGTTCTCATGATGTTGTGTTGTCGAATGTTTTTGTACCAGATGCGGCAATTGCTTTACGACGAGAACAAGGAAAGTGGCATTTTATCTTTCACTTGATCTCGATGGTGGCAATTCCGATCGTTTATTCTGTTTACGTTGGGGTTGCAGAAGCGGCGCGCGATCGCGCAGTTCAACTAGCAATGAAGCGGCGCACTGATGAGCATCTTTGCTGCATGGTCGGAGGGATGGACAACGAACTGATGGTTGCGAAGTTAGCGCTTCAGCACATGATTTCTACTGCCGTTGTGAGTCAGCCTGGTTTTGAAACTACGAATCAAATTATGACAGGGCGAACATTGGTTGCTAGAGCAGTACTTAACGTTGCTGATTTAGCAATGGAAGTTGCGGGGGGCTGTGCGTTTTATCGCAAACTCGGTCTGGAAAAATTGTTTCGTGATGTGCAGGGCGCGCGCTATCATCCTCTGCGGGAAGATGCTCAGCGTAAGCTATCGGGGCAACTCGCGCTTAAGTGGGATATGTCTTCTTTGTAG
- a CDS encoding transcriptional regulator — translation MRKGYGQFCPVAKAAEVIGDRWNPLVLREMLYGNRHFNDISRGVPLMSRALLAQRLKELEKLGVVISHEKETGQGHEYLLTPAGEALRPLIEAMGVWAQQWGSEQIASEDLDDALLMWGMRRRVNLETVPPQKTVLQFDFQGLTRGRKTQRSWWMVIENQEVDVCQKNPGFEVNVLISADLSVFTHVWMGYTNLNLALQQGAVCFEGDRNLVRQVPTWLYLNGEWRYGMGIDTSAAHLMQAHKHVAAEYNKVSGG, via the coding sequence ATGAGAAAGGGATATGGGCAGTTCTGCCCGGTAGCGAAAGCTGCCGAAGTAATTGGCGATCGCTGGAACCCCTTAGTGCTGCGAGAAATGCTGTATGGCAATCGCCACTTCAATGACATCAGTCGAGGAGTGCCGCTCATGTCCCGCGCCCTCCTCGCTCAACGCCTCAAAGAACTTGAGAAATTAGGTGTGGTCATTAGCCATGAAAAGGAAACAGGGCAGGGGCATGAGTATCTTCTCACGCCTGCCGGGGAAGCCCTGCGTCCTCTAATTGAAGCAATGGGAGTTTGGGCACAACAATGGGGAAGCGAACAAATTGCGTCAGAAGACTTGGACGATGCCTTATTGATGTGGGGCATGAGACGGCGAGTCAATCTTGAGACTGTGCCGCCACAAAAAACAGTACTTCAGTTTGATTTTCAAGGGCTAACCAGAGGGCGCAAAACTCAGCGCAGTTGGTGGATGGTCATCGAGAATCAAGAGGTCGATGTGTGTCAAAAAAATCCAGGCTTTGAGGTGAACGTTTTAATCTCCGCTGATCTTAGTGTGTTCACTCACGTCTGGATGGGATACACCAATTTGAACCTCGCACTCCAGCAAGGTGCAGTTTGCTTTGAAGGCGATCGCAATCTCGTGCGTCAGGTACCAACCTGGCTATATCTCAATGGCGAATGGCGGTATGGTATGGGAATTGATACCTCCGCCGCCCATCTAATGCAGGCTCACAAGCACGTCGCAGCAGAATATAACAAAGTGTCTGGTGGTTAG
- a CDS encoding GatB/YqeY domain-containing protein produces the protein MSLKDRITEEIKAAMKSQDKVRLETLRSIKKVLLEKEVSVRPSGQNQLTEAQEIEALSQVAKQRRDSIEQYTNAKRQDLADKEAAELAIIETFLPAQMSDEEVESAIAQIIAQVGAASAKDMGKVMGVAMQQLKGKADGKKVQAIVKAKLGG, from the coding sequence ATGAGCCTAAAAGACCGCATTACCGAGGAGATCAAAGCCGCGATGAAGTCTCAGGATAAAGTGCGGTTAGAGACGCTGCGGAGCATCAAAAAGGTGCTGCTAGAAAAAGAAGTGAGTGTGCGTCCATCTGGGCAGAATCAGCTAACCGAAGCGCAAGAGATTGAAGCCTTGTCTCAGGTTGCCAAGCAGCGCAGAGATTCGATCGAGCAGTACACCAACGCCAAACGTCAGGATTTAGCTGATAAGGAAGCGGCAGAGTTGGCAATTATCGAGACGTTTCTTCCGGCTCAGATGTCTGATGAAGAAGTTGAAAGTGCGATCGCTCAAATCATCGCTCAAGTCGGAGCGGCTTCAGCGAAAGATATGGGTAAAGTGATGGGTGTCGCAATGCAGCAATTGAAAGGCAAGGCGGACGGGAAGAAGGTGCAAGCGATCGTCAAGGCGAAGTTGGGCGGGTAG